Sequence from the Ostrea edulis chromosome 8, xbOstEdul1.1, whole genome shotgun sequence genome:
aggagatggTTAGCCGCGGTACAGCAGACAGAGCGAGGTccccacccctgtagtgtgatcacggtccgtatctttttattcttaattaaatTCACAGTGTTATTACTagtgtcagtataaacaagatttccgtcccgtgtcactgctatgtcccgCGGTTGTCTCCCTGACTTGGtgtgtattgatgtcagtagtttactctggaggtttAGGAGTTTCATAGTTTCATTATTCCCgcgtgtccagacttgatcttcactcagacagctaacactgagTAGTTTgttatacccagtgtctatggtggcggtgtGGCACGGGTCAGCAAGCAGTGATCCGACTGTTGTAACGGAGAGTGAAGTTAATAAACCAAACATCTCATTAAGTGTTTCTGTGTTAATTGTTGGAGGAGATAAGCTTGGTAATGTAACTTTGATTGTAGGAGGCAGTTTATTGAATTCATCATTTCTAGATTTGTAAGTTGATGTTAAGGAGATGTCGTTGGTGTCCAGGATGTTTTTCATTTCTAGAATGGCCTGGTAGATTTCAGTCATTCTGTGCGTGATTTCGTCTGCGTGTTTATCTAATAGAGAGATATGTGTTTTTTTTGTCTCTACAATGTCTGCTTTCCGTTTGTTGACAATGGCGGTCACCTCGCGATGCCAGACTTCTCCTTGTTGGTCAGCACTTGTGGCCAGTTTTCCGTAATTCGTTTCCACTTCGACTTTCTCAGTTTGGGCAGCGGAGGAAATTTCCTTATATCGGGGgtaaatcttcttctcgagtTCTTCTAAATCTTTTTGTATACGTTGTTTTTTAGAGCCgagtttttccagaatatctgatatatcgtGACCTTTGTGTTCACCAAATAAGgcgcaggtagaacagacaggaatgtGACAGTTCTCACAATAAAGTTTGCAGTCTTCATCCGCGTGTTTGCGACATTTTGAGTATTTAGGAGTAAACTTTCTGTGTATATGATAGGGCGCGATTTTGTGTTTTTTAGAGGAATCTGAGAAATGTTTACTGACACAGTCAGAACAAAGATTGATACCGCAACGTTCACAGCAATACTGCAGGGGGTcagtttcacagaggtcacacagtaggacgTCCTGAGCACGCGGGTCCATCTCTGGGGTCAGGGGTCACGAGTAGTTTACtgtcaatgaaaaaaataaactttaatATTAATTTGAATTGGTTACGACAATATAGTTACATTTAGTGATCTTTGTTAGAAATGAATATTACGTCAAGGTTTTTATCTGATTAAAACACGCATCTTTAAATTTGACTTGAAAACTTTATACATGCATTACACAAAACAAGAAATAAATGTCTAGATTTC
This genomic interval carries:
- the LOC130049898 gene encoding E3 ubiquitin-protein ligase Midline-1-like, which encodes MDPRAQDVLLCDLCETDPLQYCCERCGINLCSDCVSKHFSDSSKKHKIAPYHIHRKFTPKYSKCRKHADEDCKLYCENCHIPVCSTCALFGEHKGHDISDILEKLGSKKQRIQKDLEELEKKIYPRYKEISSAAQTEKVEVETNYGKLATSADQQGEVWHREVTAIVNKRKADIVETKKTHISLLDKHADEITHRMTEIYQAILEMKNILDTNDISLTSTYKSRNDEFNKLPPTIKVTLPSLSPPTINTETLNEMFGLLTSLSVTTVGSLLADPCHTATIDTGYNKLLSVSCLSEDQVWTRGNNETMKLLNLQSKLLTSIHTKSGRQPRDIAVTRDGNLVYTDTSNNTVNLIKNKKIRTVITLQGWGPRSVCCTAANHLLVTMVSDDVKQSKVVRYSGSTETQSIQFDDQSRPFYSSDYYNKYISENKNLDICVADWSARAVVVVNQSGKLRFRYTGHPSNTKQSFNPAGITTDSQSHILTADRDNNRIHILDQDGQFLRYIHCDLESPWGLCVDIRNNLFVAEYYTAKVKKIQYL